The DNA window GGGTTGTCGATCCATTTTGGTATGGGAATGGTATCGTTATCGAATATACTAGACGGGCCGTGGTTGCCAGACCAAATCCCAAATTAATGCTACCGTACTCTTTGAGAAAAAATATCAGTTCAGTCTTCTCTTCTGAgaaaaaacaaaggcaaaacAGTTTACATCAATTGTTTACCTGTGCAACAATTAGTTGTTCCGTGAACAAAGACTATATTTGCAATTGATCCCGCCGACATAATCATAAAAGGGTGAGCAATACGCCGCAAGGCCACTGGCTTTGCGTCCTCCGCTGACTAACATGTCCTAGCAACTTTCTTCGCTGCAGCTGAAGTCTGGCCCTAGACATTTCTTAATGGTGAAAACAGCATAACCTTCTACCCAACCCACCGGTCTTCCATCCGCATTATCAAGATGAGCTTGCACACACGGGCGTTAGTCTTCTCCACCTTCTTTGGCAGCTGCCTGGCTATTGGGCTCTTGCTCGTCAGCATGACCACTAATCACTGGGTGCGGGCCACTCCACGCCGCAAGAACTCGGCGGACGCCAAGGGTGAATTCAACTTCGGACTCTTCTTCGGCAACTACCACCTGAATCCCGGATTCGGAATCCGCACAAATTCGGTTGATGGTGAGCAATCAAAGTAGTCTGGATAGCAGGGAAAACTAGCCATAGGGTGATCTTCTCATTACCTGCATCGTGAATTTGGCTCTTTAAACTTCTTGGAACGCTTTCTGAGTGATATACAATTGGGAGAATGTGCTGGTTATTGGGGCATGTATTATTTTAATACCTAGAGATACTAACTTTAAACTGGGCAAGTCTGTTGTTGAAAATAGatttacttttaaatttgttgATTAATTAAATACCCAAATATATACTCATGATCAGTGCAATATATCCAAACCATACATatcgaaaatttaaatatttgtatttttcgaTTACATCTATTTATCTTGCAACTCCTAAAGATAtgcttaaaaattaaattgtaagAACTaaaatggtttttgttttgcttattaATAATCACTTAAGTGACACAATTAATGAGCAAACTTGTGAGCTGAGGGGAAGTTACATTTATTTACGATATTGAAATTTTTTgcgcaaaaaatatattagaaGCGAAGACTTGCTTTAATTGCTTTTAgataatattgttcaaatttgGGTTTTAAAGATTTAAATTTGCTAGGGTATTGTATTACGAGCCACAAAAATGCAACATAGAAGAAAAACGTCGTGGAAACTTAAAAGCTTTTGGagatgcaaatgaaatataaaatggtTTAAGCAATCGCCATTAACCTTCGTTATTTCACACCGTGTTTTCAGTGTATACCTTTGTTCGGACAGAAAATGACGACACCAGCTTCTGGCTCTGGCTACTTACTACCTTGGGCACCGGTTTCGGACTGCTGGCCTGCGCTGTGGCCGCCATCGCTGCTGTCCTTAAGTCAGCCTCTGCGTCCAAAAGAGGAGGCACAATGATTCTGCTCTTGACTTCCAACATATGCGCTGCGGGGGCGCAAATAGTGGCGTTTGTGGCTTGGCTCGTGCAGTTCTACCAATACTTTATACACAACGTTCTTTTaacggagcagcagcagcagcactggTACAGCAATGGACTGGCTTATCTTGGTTACAGCTTTTACCTGGTCGTGGTATCCACCATCGTTGTGCTGCTGAATGTCGCCATCCTGCTGTACGCCCAGCGACGCGACCTCCGCAACCGCCAATGGCTGGAGGCGCCAAGTGACGATAAAAACAAGGCCGCCATAATGCTGTACTAAGGAAGACGAGAAGGATTCCCAAATGAACCTCTACAAAGCTGCTTGGCAAACGTACGAGCAGCGACACCTAGTAATCTCAGTGGCTCAAGTATTTGTGCCTTACTTAATGATGCCTTTACCTTGCCAACAACAAGGGCCGTCTATATACTCATTTCAATTCATGGTATATTCGTTTAAAAAAGCGTACAATGACTTCGCCTGACTGGCCTGTCGATCTTTGATCGGAATAAGACAAAGCGCACAGCACTGCCCACACCTACCCATATTTATAAaccttttatatatatacatacgtcCACACACTCGAATGTCATTTTTCTATAACGTGTATTTACTGCCATCGGCAGCCAAGTATTTTTATGTGCATATTTACAAATAAAGCAACAACAGTCattgttaaaaatataaaactcgAGCGCTTTGTTTACTAATTGGCCCATCAGACCGGGGCCACCTCCAAGGGGAAGTGGGAATTAGCTCGTTGGAAGAGCACACGCTACACTTCCGCATGCTAAAATCCAGGAACTCCAAGAAGAAGTAAAGTAAAAAAGGTCCGTGTGTCTGATCGCTGATGAATTGTCCAAGAATCTTGCCTTTTCCCAAACGTCAAAACATTTCTTGGGTCGGAAACAGCCTGGACCTCACAGTGAGCACAGTGAAAATCCAAGTGTCATTGCATTCAATTTCGCAAAGAAATCAATTATCTATTTTCTGTGAGAGTAAATGAATATATCTATTTCTTTTCCGGGACCTCTGACGGTTTGTGAGTCCCCACAAAGAACGCGACACCTTCGGCTGCTGCAGATAGAGCCAATTATGTCATCATTAGTTTAATTAGTTTTCAGGGCTCATGTTGATGGGAAAACGGCCCTGCACTTCCGGCACCACCTACTGTTTGCCTTTGGCCCGATGTCCTGCTGGGTAACTCTCGGGtgtttttggttggttttcgGTGTGATGCAGTGACATTGCGCAAGTTTTATGGACGCGTTTTTGATTGATTCTCGATCGATGCCACCTTTGCTGGCGACGAACAACAGGCAAAAAACTCAAGACTCTCCCTGATCTTTCTGGCCCGCGACTTACCTAGGTAAACAGCTTAGGACCACGTGTGGGTATTTGGGCAACCCAGGCGAGTCTGTTTCTGTTTCCACTATCTGTGTATTAAAGGCATTATGCAAGACGCGGCGTTAGGATTGGACCGCAAATTGCGTATATGCTCAGACACCGTGCAAGTACGGGCTCATTAGATGGCGAGCTCGAGCTCGGCGAGATTAGGAAGCGGACAATCAACTTATTGTGAGTGTTTATGTAGATAAACCGTCGTTTAGCGGTTTCGGGACATACCCACTTTTCCGCCTAGGATCTGCGGGCAGACCCCTGGAAAATACGATCGCAACCCGCTAAAGCCGGAGGAATATCGTCAAACTGGGATTCTTGAGCAACTCCAAAATGCCAGAGGAACCTATGCAAACATAATTAACTGGAAAGTTTGGTAATCGAATGCAGGAACTTATCAATAGAAATACCCCAGTGGTCACCACCCACGTCGATGCCGTTTACTGCTGGGGACGGAGGCGACAACTCCCTCTCGGTCCGCTTGTTTACATGAATTGGACGTTAGTTTTTTATAGAGCAGAACTCGGCTACGCATCTGAATAGCATTTCCAGAACCGCAAAACAAGCAGGCTGAAGAAATCAGGGGCTGTTGCTCCTGACGGCCAATAAATTTCCCAATTAAATGGATCCTCTGACACGTCGGACAGAAGGCTTCTATCCCTCCTGCCCTCGGGTGGGTCCTGTCCCGCTTGCTCTCATTCATCCCTGTGCAAGCCACAAGGGATGAGGGTTGCTGGGCCAGGGGATGAAAATGAAACAGTCATCACAGCACTGACTCGACTGCGGAGAACTGGCGCTGGGAAAGGTAGCCGACTCCATTTTTTATTAGACGCACTCTTTGCCCGTTGCGATCTTTGGGTTTTCGCACTGCTTCTATTTCAGTTCCTATTGTGGCATTGCGAAATTATGGCCCGTATACTTCTCTATTAGTGATACAAAGGACATTTCAATTCCTCGGCATGGGCGCTCTGGGTGGGCAGGATAGTGTCTCTGATAGTCCTGGCAATTAGCTCCTTGCGAACTTTCTGCGGACCACCCGAGGAATCTTGACTCTTGTTTGGCCTCTTTGTGGTTATGAATGGTCAGTGTCCCACATTGTTTCACGATGTCAGGAGGTAATAGATAGCCAAACTACTTTCTTGTTAGGAAATAATTTCTTTGGATCTCATATTGTCTGTGCAACAATGCAGTATTATTGGGAAAATATAGAGTAATTTTGAGATATCTTAcgtttaaattataaattcgtGGAAAACGATTCGTTGATTATTACGAGTATTTTCCTTACTTCTAGACTTTATACTGTAACTGCGTTCAATTTGTTGATAATATTTTGCTGTATTCATAATTGTTAAAACATTACCTAATGGTGCCTTTAACGTTCTGTTGAGCCACGCAGGCTGAATATTAAAATTACGTTTTAGAGATTATGTTTGAAACTTGgctaatttaataataagCAGTTTTTGGACAAACCACTTAAAAAAAACCAAGAGTCAACTATcatatacccgttacttagcTAGAGGGAGTGCGCAGTTTTCGGGCATCATGTTTGTACAAAGACACTAGtgtctagtgtctttggtttgtGGCTACCTATATAGGAATCATACTTCCGCCTTGGTATTTTCCTAAAGAGTGCCCGTTTAATCATAACTTAAACGGCTTAAATAGTTCCCGAGATCGAGGTCTTTAGCTGGGCAGATGGACATGGCCACATCGATTAGGCTACTGATCTCCAATTAGAATGTCTGCAGGTCTTTGTATGGCCTTAAACACTTGCTTCTACCTGTTACCCAGAGTTTAAATAATCTTGTAAACCCTTTTACTTAAAACTAACgtgtggcaaaaagttttttgtcatacctatagaaatttacaagtctaataaaaaatcaaaaaatatcaaaacatttttcaaaattgtggcCGTGGCCGTTCTGGGCGTTAAAGTGGGCGTGCTTCTATGTTTTTATAATCtctatgcttaatctcaaccttctgGCCTTTATAGTTCcagagatctcgacgttcatacggacatggccagatcgaaaATGTATCTACATTGTTTTTTCTTAAAGTATCAGCCTTTCAGCCTTTTTTCgtaaagttttatttttgaccACTATTGCAAACGTGATGCGTGTGAATTAGCatcattatttttaaagcgcaTAAAAATCGAGATGTACTTTTTGGCCAATAATGCTGTTCTGCATTTTTATCAATTGTAAAATGTGGAATCTGCGATTTGGTTATTATCAAGGTTGTACTAACCACAAATACGTGTATATCTgttacatataaataaaacaccAGATCGAAATGATTCTACTTTTTGATATATTATATGATATACATATGCAAATTGAAGTCAATTTTATTCATCAATAATAAAAACTCAAGAATAATACCATTATTCCACCTTCTAATTCTTACAGGCCCAGTGGTTTCGACGTTTGTTCGGACGCACAGTGGTTCCTATTGTATGGGGAAAGCGGCCAAAAATACTTCTAGTTTATGTAGACACTTGAAACTTAGCACAACATGTTGTTATgtgattttgtttgaaaaatcATTTTGTTGCAAACAATATTGAATGAAAATTTGTCATTCATTTAATAACAACAACCAAGGACGTTTCTCAATCAGAAGTCTGAACTTTGACTGACTTATGTTGTAGACCGTTGACACGGCTTGCAAAACGATGAGCATCTTATAATCAAGTTTTTGTCAAGGCCTGTTAAATTGGCAGACATATCAGGATTGCTAAAAATTTCCTAGTAGTATTTCCATCATTAGACGTCCTGGGCTTTTTCTGCATACTTAGCCTTCTTCTGTGCACCAAAGCTCAAAAATATGCATGCGTGAAAATACACACTTATAAGAAGCGCCTATGAAAACAAATTCGAAAAAAATGCACGAAGAAgataaaatgaataaaaataaaaataaaatgaataataaatataaagatctttaaaatgaatataatatatacacaatataataattataaacaaaacaaaaatgacaaaaacacagcagcagcacaaacaTAAAGGAATAGTAGTGATAGCGTCATAAATCTGATATTGAAAAAAGTAAGATAACTTTTCTTTATTCATGACAATACACAAAACTGCAACTTACGGCAGCAAAACTCTACGATTTTATTATCTTAAAACAATAAAGAAAACACAGATTATACTCACATTGGCGGGTTTTGGGGGGAACATAACTAAACTTTAACTAAACATAGAAAAGACGTTCACAAAATACACAAAATAATTAGtttaatcaaaatattttcacaggACAAAATGACATGCAAGTTTCGATCAAAAATTTGTTGTGatggattttttgatttttggcctATGGGGGAACCACTGTGGGACGGATGGACATGCCTAGAGagattgatcaagaatatgtACATGTATGTGTTTTAGGTTAGGAATCCAGGCTTACCGAATTCCCTCGTCGATCAATCCAAACTTCTTATTAATTGCCAGCTATCACTATCACTATCTTGAGAAATGATTGTTTGAACTTGTTGCAGAGAGTGGTCTCCAGAAGTTAAAGGTGCACTGTGTATCTGGAGCAAATAGTCGCAATTGTAAAGGATCGAATGGGGAGGGCATAGATCATTGTGTCACTTGTGCGATGTGAACGACGTCGCACTGTCTGGCCGATATGAAAATATTCTCAGGCCCGGAGGAACAATAAGCAGGTAGGGGACAGGTAATGTAAGGACTGCACGCCCCTATCAAGCGGACAAATTTTCGATTGTCCGGGAAGCTGGGTGTCCGTCCACCTAGAGCCGCTTTCATAAACTGCACCCATTGTCCGCTCGTAGAAGTGGCATTGATAGTGACCAGGAATCGATCGCA is part of the Drosophila sechellia strain sech25 chromosome 3R, ASM438219v1, whole genome shotgun sequence genome and encodes:
- the LOC6613813 gene encoding uncharacterized protein LOC6613813, which gives rise to MSLHTRALVFSTFFGSCLAIGLLLVSMTTNHWVRATPRRKNSADAKGEFNFGLFFGNYHLNPGFGIRTNSVDVYTFVRTENDDTSFWLWLLTTLGTGFGLLACAVAAIAAVLKSASASKRGGTMILLLTSNICAAGAQIVAFVAWLVQFYQYFIHNVLLTEQQQQHWYSNGLAYLGYSFYLVVVSTIVVLLNVAILLYAQRRDLRNRQWLEAPSDDKNKAAIMLY